From Streptomyces sp. NBC_00370, a single genomic window includes:
- a CDS encoding ATP-binding protein has protein sequence MERESELAAASHALDALCADEPSAALLVYRGAAGLGKTALLSEVAKLADGRCTVWTARGGETVNSVPFHVVRQLLHVALTSNQVPDARELLGDRYEIAGPALGIAPPGEQHADPQGVRDALDALVDRLAEEYGPLVLVVDDAQWSDPETLAWLTSYTRRPTGGRSVLVVVAYRTEEAGGPAEEYLQLLGAAAKLQVTLRELTPDATAGLVRAALGEAADDPFCREVWAVTAGNAYETVELLARVRESALLPVESSAGLLRALGASSHGEGLITRLEELGVPATNFARAAAIFGTGISMDLASQLTGMNRELAAECAEQLRAARILVGTDPLEFVHPLIANDVYRSIPHATRTAMHGVAAWVIVNSGRGVVEAAPHLLEVQPDEDPELVQQLRDAAAENLAIGAPDAARRCLERALAEPPLPRVRARVLYELGCATLLTSPATTAGHLRAALETKKLDEELRVDVVFHLAQALTHNNQTGEASHLLATESARTPQGPARMRLQTAHFLWEGVQAVEEDGHARSARLAEMAGELSGRDNTERVMLMLRASDATARGENAEEIVEIAERALLDGMLAPGTGWTDTAWGFEPPALLGLAYAFADRLDRAESLFTEGLRAFEISGWSGGHLAFAYTLVGYLNRRRGRLAEAETYLRESLRLADRVGDGLPMHWDAACMLIDTLLARGHVDRAREAAEQYAFAPPYSSTIVIPDAPSVRGRLLLALGRTSEGIAELEAAGDALTSRGRHNIIMAPWALDLATALAEHDPAKAAQLAAYARDRAERFGTHTAIGVALCCSASLKEGPEAVELLAQAVSHLEASPCAYELAHARVEYGIAAGFVAELSAGLELAEACGADGVVARARRALESDSLRR, from the coding sequence ATGGAGCGTGAATCCGAACTCGCCGCAGCTTCCCACGCCCTGGACGCGCTGTGCGCCGACGAGCCTTCGGCGGCGCTGCTCGTCTACCGGGGAGCGGCGGGACTCGGCAAGACGGCCCTGCTCTCCGAAGTCGCGAAACTCGCCGACGGACGCTGCACGGTGTGGACGGCGCGGGGCGGCGAGACCGTCAACTCCGTTCCCTTCCACGTCGTACGGCAACTGCTGCACGTCGCCCTGACGAGCAATCAGGTCCCGGACGCGCGCGAGTTACTCGGCGACCGGTACGAGATCGCGGGACCCGCGCTCGGCATAGCGCCGCCCGGTGAACAGCACGCCGACCCGCAAGGGGTCAGGGACGCGCTGGACGCCCTGGTCGACCGGCTCGCCGAGGAGTACGGACCGCTCGTACTCGTCGTCGACGACGCGCAGTGGTCCGACCCCGAAACCCTTGCCTGGCTCACCTCGTACACCCGGCGCCCCACCGGCGGACGCTCCGTCCTCGTCGTGGTGGCCTACCGCACCGAGGAGGCCGGCGGCCCCGCCGAGGAATACCTCCAGCTCCTCGGCGCCGCGGCCAAGTTGCAGGTCACCCTCCGCGAGCTGACCCCCGACGCGACGGCGGGCCTGGTGCGCGCCGCGCTCGGCGAGGCGGCCGACGACCCGTTCTGCCGCGAAGTCTGGGCGGTCACCGCGGGCAACGCGTACGAGACGGTCGAACTGCTCGCCCGGGTACGGGAGAGCGCCCTCCTGCCGGTCGAGAGTTCCGCGGGCCTGCTGCGCGCCCTCGGCGCCAGCTCGCACGGTGAGGGACTCATCACCCGGCTCGAAGAACTCGGCGTCCCCGCAACGAATTTCGCCCGGGCGGCCGCCATCTTCGGCACCGGCATCTCGATGGACCTCGCCTCACAACTGACCGGTATGAACCGGGAACTCGCCGCCGAATGTGCCGAACAGCTGCGCGCGGCCCGGATCCTGGTGGGCACCGACCCGCTGGAGTTCGTCCACCCGCTCATCGCGAACGACGTCTACCGGTCGATCCCTCACGCGACCCGTACCGCGATGCACGGCGTCGCCGCCTGGGTGATCGTGAACAGCGGCCGTGGCGTGGTCGAAGCGGCGCCGCACCTGCTGGAGGTGCAGCCCGACGAGGACCCGGAACTCGTCCAGCAGCTGCGTGACGCGGCCGCCGAGAACCTGGCGATCGGGGCCCCCGACGCCGCCCGCAGATGCCTCGAACGCGCCCTGGCAGAGCCGCCGTTGCCCCGGGTGCGGGCCCGTGTGCTGTACGAGCTGGGCTGCGCCACCCTGCTGACCTCACCGGCCACCACGGCCGGACATCTGCGCGCCGCGCTGGAGACGAAGAAGCTGGACGAGGAGCTGCGGGTCGACGTGGTGTTCCACCTCGCCCAGGCCCTGACCCACAACAACCAGACCGGCGAGGCGTCGCACCTGCTCGCCACCGAGTCGGCCCGCACCCCGCAGGGCCCCGCCAGGATGCGGCTGCAGACCGCGCACTTCCTGTGGGAGGGCGTGCAGGCCGTCGAGGAGGACGGCCACGCCCGCTCCGCCCGGCTCGCCGAGATGGCGGGCGAACTCAGCGGCCGTGACAACACCGAGCGGGTCATGCTGATGCTGCGCGCCTCCGACGCGACGGCGCGCGGCGAGAACGCCGAAGAGATCGTCGAGATCGCCGAACGGGCCCTGCTGGACGGGATGCTGGCGCCGGGCACCGGCTGGACCGACACCGCGTGGGGCTTCGAACCGCCGGCGCTGCTGGGGCTCGCCTACGCCTTCGCCGACCGGCTGGACCGCGCGGAGAGCCTGTTCACCGAAGGGCTGCGCGCCTTCGAGATCTCTGGCTGGAGCGGCGGCCATCTGGCCTTCGCCTACACACTCGTCGGGTATCTCAACCGCAGGCGCGGCCGGCTGGCCGAGGCCGAGACGTATCTGCGCGAGAGCCTGCGGCTCGCCGACCGGGTGGGTGACGGACTGCCCATGCACTGGGACGCCGCCTGCATGCTCATCGACACACTCCTCGCCCGAGGACATGTCGACCGGGCCAGGGAGGCCGCCGAACAGTACGCGTTCGCGCCGCCGTACTCGTCCACCATCGTCATTCCTGACGCACCGTCCGTTCGTGGCCGGCTGCTGCTGGCGCTCGGCCGTACGTCCGAGGGGATCGCCGAACTGGAAGCGGCCGGCGACGCGTTGACGTCCCGGGGACGGCACAACATCATCATGGCGCCGTGGGCCCTGGACCTCGCGACCGCCCTCGCCGAACACGACCCGGCGAAGGCGGCGCAGCTCGCCGCGTACGCGCGCGACCGGGCGGAGCGCTTCGGTACGCACACCGCCATCGGCGTCGCCCTGTGCTGCTCGGCGTCCCTCAAGGAAGGGCCGGAGGCCGTCGAACTGCTCGCCCAGGCCGTCTCCCATCTGGAAGCCTCCCCGTGCGCCTACGAACTCGCCCACGCCAGGGTCGAGTACGGCATCGCCGCCGGGTTCGTCGCCGAACTCTCCGCGGGGCTGGAACTGGCCGAGGCCTGCGGCGCGGACGGGGTGGTGGCCCGGGCCCGCCGGGCGCTGGAGTCGGACAGCCTGCGCCGCTAG
- a CDS encoding pentapeptide repeat-containing protein: MPQPTDPALRADCGACFGLCCVALTFSVSADFPVAKKAGEPCRHLGTGFGCGIHDDLRPRGYAGCTVYDCFGAGQKISQHTFGGRDWREAPESAGQMFALLPVMRQLQEMLRHLTEATTLPQARPLRADLARELAATERLTLGDADSLLALDVAAHRQGVSVLLARTSELVRAQVPGKRKNRRGADLFGARLKGADLRGTDLRGAYLIAADLRGADLRLADLIGADLRDADLRGADLTGAIFLTQPQLQAAKGDAATRLPGSLVRPAHWQPAH; this comes from the coding sequence ATGCCCCAGCCGACCGATCCCGCCCTGCGGGCCGACTGCGGTGCCTGCTTCGGGCTGTGCTGTGTCGCCCTGACCTTCTCGGTCTCCGCCGACTTCCCCGTGGCCAAGAAGGCGGGGGAGCCCTGCCGTCATCTGGGGACCGGCTTCGGCTGCGGCATCCACGACGACCTGCGCCCGCGCGGCTACGCGGGCTGCACGGTCTACGACTGTTTCGGCGCGGGACAGAAGATCTCCCAGCACACCTTCGGCGGCCGCGACTGGCGCGAGGCACCGGAGAGCGCCGGGCAGATGTTCGCCCTGCTGCCCGTGATGCGCCAGCTCCAGGAGATGCTCCGCCATCTCACCGAGGCGACGACGCTGCCGCAGGCCCGTCCGCTCCGCGCCGACCTGGCCCGTGAGCTGGCGGCGACGGAGCGGCTGACCCTGGGCGACGCGGACTCCCTGCTGGCGCTTGACGTGGCGGCGCACCGGCAGGGCGTCAGCGTCCTGCTGGCCCGTACGAGCGAACTCGTACGGGCCCAGGTGCCGGGCAAGCGCAAGAACCGCAGGGGGGCGGACCTCTTCGGCGCCCGGCTCAAGGGCGCCGATCTGCGCGGGACCGATCTGCGCGGCGCGTATCTGATCGCCGCCGACCTGCGCGGCGCCGATCTGCGGCTCGCCGATCTCATCGGCGCCGACCTCCGGGACGCCGATCTGCGCGGCGCCGATCTGACCGGGGCGATCTTCCTCACCCAGCCGCAGCTCCAGGCGGCGAAGGGCGACGCGGCGACCCGGCTGCCCGGCTCACTCGTCCGGCCCGCGCACTGGCAGCCGGCTCACTGA
- a CDS encoding D-alanyl-D-alanine carboxypeptidase family protein, with protein sequence MIIRSVTRSALAGTVALAAGLLVLVPAPSPAAADPRTDPSARPVQGARSDRAALPADPALLYGSGTQVRTAPGAPALPSEVSALSWLVSDADTGAVIAAHDAHRRLPPASTLKTLFALTALPHLPAQTLHRVTSSDLAGIGEGSSLVGVVPGHTYRVADLWRGVFLSSGNDAVHVLAAMNGGVESTVSQMQRKAQLLGALDTHVVSPDGYDMPGQVSSAYDLAVFGRAGLANPQFVGYSSTADAQFPGDKTATFGIQNTNRLLSGADGVTRYPGLIGVKNGYTTNAGNTLVAAARHGSRTVLVTVMNPQSGESNAVYAEARRLLDWGFAAAGHVRPVGSLQPAPVVPPKLPTTPDTVRTGTGALQKALDTAHGAHGAHPAALAGADAAEGEPASAYILPLALTGSAALGSIALFVFRRTGRRRGGGPTDQ encoded by the coding sequence ATGATCATCAGATCCGTGACGCGCTCCGCGCTCGCCGGGACGGTGGCTCTCGCCGCCGGCCTGCTGGTCCTCGTACCGGCGCCGTCCCCGGCAGCCGCCGACCCCCGAACCGATCCGTCAGCGCGGCCCGTGCAGGGCGCGCGGTCCGACCGGGCAGCGCTGCCCGCCGACCCCGCCCTGCTCTACGGGTCCGGCACCCAGGTGCGCACGGCGCCCGGCGCGCCCGCGCTCCCCTCCGAGGTGTCCGCCCTGTCCTGGCTGGTCTCCGACGCGGACACGGGCGCCGTGATCGCCGCCCACGACGCGCACCGCAGACTGCCGCCCGCCAGCACCCTCAAGACCCTCTTCGCCCTCACCGCCCTGCCGCATCTGCCGGCGCAGACCCTGCACAGGGTCACCAGCTCCGACCTCGCCGGCATCGGCGAGGGCAGCAGTCTGGTGGGGGTCGTCCCCGGCCACACCTACCGGGTCGCCGACCTGTGGCGGGGCGTCTTCCTCAGCTCCGGCAACGACGCCGTGCACGTACTCGCCGCGATGAACGGCGGCGTGGAGTCGACGGTCAGTCAGATGCAGCGCAAGGCACAGCTGTTGGGAGCCCTCGACACCCATGTCGTCTCCCCCGACGGGTACGACATGCCGGGGCAGGTCTCGTCGGCCTACGACCTCGCCGTCTTCGGCCGGGCGGGCCTCGCCAACCCGCAGTTCGTGGGGTACTCCTCGACCGCCGACGCACAGTTCCCCGGCGACAAGACGGCCACCTTCGGCATCCAGAACACCAACCGGCTGCTCAGCGGGGCCGACGGGGTCACGCGCTACCCGGGGCTGATCGGGGTCAAGAACGGCTATACGACGAACGCGGGCAACACCCTGGTCGCCGCGGCCAGACACGGCAGCCGCACCGTGCTGGTGACGGTGATGAACCCGCAGTCGGGCGAGTCGAACGCCGTGTACGCGGAGGCCAGAAGGCTGCTGGACTGGGGCTTCGCCGCTGCCGGGCACGTACGTCCGGTGGGCTCGCTGCAACCGGCCCCGGTGGTGCCGCCGAAGCTGCCCACCACTCCTGACACGGTACGCACCGGCACCGGCGCGTTGCAGAAGGCGCTGGATACGGCGCACGGCGCGCACGGGGCGCATCCGGCGGCTCTCGCGGGGGCCGACGCGGCCGAGGGGGAGCCGGCGTCGGCGTACATCCTGCCGCTGGCGCTCACGGGTTCGGCCGCCCTGGGATCGATCGCGCTCTTCGTCTTCCGCCGCACGGGCCGCCGCCGCGGCGGCGGCCCGACCGATCAGTGA
- a CDS encoding helix-turn-helix transcriptional regulator, giving the protein MTRHGELGTALHRWRDRIAPAEAGLPAEESRRAPGLRHEELAELAGLSVDYVVRLEEGRATSPSVQVLSALARALRLSEEERRHLFLLAGQSPPAAGRIPAHIPPSVQRLIDQLGSTPIGVYDAAWNLVAWNPLWAALVGDPAAATGRDRNAAWRHFTGRPSRVSHTPEQEARFEAALVADLRSAADRYPTDANLRFLVGELRRLSSRFSQLWKSHITGFHESDMKTVHHPDVGPVTFDCDTLTAPGSDLRLVVYSAPPGSEAAETLPLLDVIGTQPMPAAQSGS; this is encoded by the coding sequence ATGACCCGACACGGAGAGCTGGGCACGGCCCTGCACCGATGGCGTGACCGGATCGCACCGGCCGAGGCCGGGCTGCCCGCCGAGGAGTCCCGGCGGGCGCCCGGGCTGCGGCACGAGGAGCTGGCGGAGCTGGCAGGTCTGTCAGTGGACTACGTCGTCCGGCTGGAAGAGGGGCGGGCGACCTCCCCCTCGGTCCAGGTACTGAGCGCGCTGGCGCGCGCCCTGCGGCTGTCCGAGGAGGAACGCAGACATCTCTTCCTGCTGGCGGGCCAGTCCCCGCCGGCGGCCGGCCGTATCCCGGCCCATATCCCGCCCAGCGTCCAGCGGCTGATCGACCAGCTCGGCAGCACACCGATCGGTGTCTACGACGCGGCCTGGAACCTGGTCGCCTGGAACCCCCTGTGGGCGGCGCTCGTCGGCGACCCGGCGGCGGCGACGGGCCGCGACCGCAACGCGGCGTGGCGGCACTTCACCGGCCGGCCGAGCCGGGTCAGCCACACCCCCGAGCAGGAGGCCCGCTTCGAGGCCGCCCTGGTCGCCGACCTCAGATCGGCCGCCGACCGCTACCCCACCGACGCGAACCTGCGCTTCCTGGTCGGCGAGCTGCGCCGGCTCAGCAGCCGGTTCAGCCAGCTGTGGAAATCGCACATCACCGGCTTCCACGAGAGCGACATGAAGACCGTCCACCACCCGGACGTCGGCCCTGTCACGTTCGACTGCGACACCCTCACGGCGCCCGGCAGCGATCTGCGGCTGGTCGTCTACTCGGCGCCGCCCGGCAGCGAGGCGGCGGAGACCCTGCCGCTCCTCGACGTGATCGGCACCCAGCCGATGCCCGCGGCGCAGTCCGGAAGCTGA
- a CDS encoding sensor histidine kinase codes for MVRLEAPPNDQTPPVVRALVVPAVLMVAATAALVAFVDGSARIPVVIYGALATVTVTWCAAEIIHRGRMASALREQYAQRLGFLERCVAEHDDDLVRLGKELMPAAIYRLRQGESPLEVIRAVVDGDDRYRQLPDAQRALLRAILEIVDNEEAMRESAQRSFVNIARRVQAIVHQQASELREMEEDHGRNPEVFDDLLRIDHGTALIGRLADSIAVLGKARPGRQWPRPVPLFSVLRGAMSRILEYQRVDLHSIAKVAIIGTAVEPLIHACAELLDNATRYSPPQTRVHVTAVEVQTGIAIEIEDGGVSLSEEARTRAERMLAQAQAGIDLNDLGETPRLGMAVVGRLCQMYNLQVSLRQSAYGGVRAVLVVPRDVVTTGPAPGIAHGIGASALPRGTGMALPLKEALRSVDGPPPPRPVTGPQPSVPAPAPAPRSAPKVMAALEDDVPVVTEWTENGLPQRRSRTRAPLGSHNLGLVARNAAAASAPPAAETNGTHGGANGTNGGDGQGRRPGPGIWLEAFTKAVNGTPQEPSHDEGQQPGSAGGQDDSDDTWGKGDLK; via the coding sequence ATGGTTCGTCTCGAAGCACCCCCGAATGATCAGACACCCCCCGTTGTCCGCGCGCTTGTGGTTCCCGCCGTGCTGATGGTGGCCGCCACGGCCGCCCTGGTGGCCTTCGTCGACGGCTCCGCCCGGATACCCGTCGTGATCTACGGCGCGCTCGCCACCGTCACCGTGACCTGGTGCGCCGCCGAGATCATCCACCGCGGCCGGATGGCGAGCGCCCTGCGCGAGCAGTACGCGCAGCGCCTCGGCTTTCTCGAACGCTGCGTGGCCGAGCACGACGACGACCTGGTGCGGCTCGGCAAGGAGCTGATGCCCGCAGCCATCTACCGGCTGCGGCAGGGCGAGTCACCGCTCGAAGTGATCCGCGCCGTCGTGGACGGCGACGACCGCTACCGGCAACTCCCCGACGCGCAGCGCGCCTTGCTCCGCGCCATCCTGGAGATCGTCGACAACGAGGAAGCCATGCGGGAATCCGCGCAGCGCTCCTTCGTCAACATCGCCCGCCGCGTCCAGGCCATCGTGCACCAACAGGCGAGCGAACTGCGCGAGATGGAGGAGGACCACGGCCGTAACCCGGAGGTCTTCGACGACCTGCTGCGGATCGACCACGGCACCGCGCTGATCGGCCGGCTCGCCGACAGCATCGCGGTGCTCGGCAAGGCCCGCCCCGGCCGCCAATGGCCCAGGCCCGTACCGCTGTTCAGCGTGCTGCGCGGCGCGATGTCGCGGATCCTGGAGTACCAGCGCGTCGATCTGCACTCGATCGCCAAGGTCGCCATCATCGGCACTGCCGTCGAACCGCTCATCCACGCCTGCGCCGAACTCCTCGACAACGCCACCCGCTACTCGCCGCCGCAGACCCGGGTGCACGTCACCGCCGTCGAGGTGCAGACGGGCATCGCGATCGAGATCGAGGACGGCGGAGTCAGCCTCAGTGAAGAGGCCCGCACCCGGGCCGAGCGCATGCTGGCCCAGGCGCAGGCCGGTATCGACCTCAACGACCTCGGTGAGACGCCCAGGCTCGGCATGGCCGTCGTCGGCCGGCTCTGCCAGATGTACAACCTCCAGGTCTCGCTGCGGCAGTCGGCGTACGGCGGTGTACGCGCCGTGCTCGTCGTGCCGCGCGACGTCGTCACCACAGGACCCGCGCCCGGCATCGCCCACGGCATCGGCGCTTCCGCGCTGCCGCGCGGCACCGGTATGGCCCTGCCGCTGAAGGAGGCCCTGCGCTCCGTCGACGGACCGCCGCCGCCCCGGCCGGTCACCGGCCCGCAGCCGTCCGTACCGGCTCCCGCCCCGGCGCCGCGCTCCGCACCGAAAGTGATGGCGGCCTTGGAGGACGACGTTCCGGTGGTGACCGAGTGGACCGAGAACGGCCTGCCGCAGCGGCGCAGCCGGACCCGGGCCCCCTTGGGCTCGCACAATCTGGGACTCGTCGCCCGGAACGCCGCGGCGGCGTCGGCGCCACCCGCCGCGGAGACCAACGGCACCCACGGCGGTGCGAACGGCACCAACGGCGGTGACGGGCAAGGCCGCCGGCCGGGCCCCGGCATCTGGCTCGAAGCGTTCACCAAGGCGGTCAACGGCACCCCGCAGGAGCCGTCGCACGACGAGGGACAGCAGCCGGGCAGCGCCGGCGGGCAAGACGATTCCGATGACACGTGGGGCAAGGGGGACCTGAAGTGA
- a CDS encoding roadblock/LC7 domain-containing protein, producing the protein MIQQRANMDWMLKELATGVPQIQQIVVLSADGLRIARHGGDPDVADRLAAACAGLQSLAAAVAAEIPMSDGRMRLVVIEVGGGFFYLMEAGAGAYLAVLADDTVDAGLVGARMRDMVVRIGAHLTSPPRHDGQGG; encoded by the coding sequence GTGATCCAGCAGCGGGCGAACATGGACTGGATGCTCAAGGAGCTGGCCACCGGGGTGCCGCAGATCCAGCAGATCGTGGTGCTCTCGGCCGACGGGCTCAGGATCGCCAGGCACGGTGGCGACCCCGATGTCGCCGACCGGCTCGCCGCGGCCTGCGCGGGGCTGCAGAGCCTGGCGGCCGCCGTCGCCGCCGAGATCCCGATGAGCGACGGCCGGATGCGGCTCGTCGTCATCGAGGTCGGCGGCGGCTTCTTCTACCTGATGGAGGCGGGCGCGGGCGCGTATCTCGCCGTCCTCGCCGACGACACGGTGGACGCGGGTCTGGTGGGTGCCCGGATGCGGGACATGGTCGTACGGATCGGCGCCCATCTGACCAGTCCGCCGCGCCACGACGGGCAGGGCGGATGA
- a CDS encoding DUF742 domain-containing protein, whose protein sequence is MTPPQRERRSPRADVGDPERLYVITGGPDGAERAPLDLVTMIVARVPPSPTVPPEQAAILRLCRAPLSVAELSAYLSLPFSVVTALLTELLGTELVESRAPVARAALPDRSLLEAVMHGLQKL, encoded by the coding sequence ATGACCCCTCCCCAACGCGAGCGCCGCAGCCCCCGGGCGGACGTGGGGGATCCGGAACGGCTCTATGTGATCACCGGCGGACCTGACGGCGCCGAACGTGCCCCTCTCGACCTGGTCACCATGATCGTCGCCCGGGTCCCGCCGTCGCCCACGGTGCCGCCCGAACAGGCCGCCATCCTGCGGCTGTGCCGGGCGCCGCTGTCCGTCGCCGAACTGTCCGCCTATCTCAGCCTGCCCTTCAGCGTGGTGACCGCGCTGCTGACCGAACTCCTCGGCACCGAACTCGTCGAGTCGCGCGCGCCCGTCGCACGTGCCGCGCTGCCCGACCGGTCCCTTCTCGAAGCGGTGATGCATGGACTTCAGAAACTCTGA
- a CDS encoding GTP-binding protein, with protein MDFRNSDTITGPRSEDVLPTTATSAVKIVIVGGFGVGKTTMVGSVSEIRPLTTEETMTQAGVGVDDNSGVESKTATTVAMDFGRISITEQLVLYLFGTPGQERFWFLWNGLFEGALGAVVLVDTRRLEVSFDVIGRLEERGVPFVVAINTFPDAPRHPVEALRSALDLPDEVPMVDCDARLRASSRDVLLTLMRYLHSLALPRG; from the coding sequence ATGGACTTCAGAAACTCTGACACGATCACCGGACCCCGGAGCGAGGACGTGCTCCCCACCACCGCGACCTCGGCGGTGAAGATCGTGATCGTGGGCGGGTTCGGGGTCGGCAAGACCACCATGGTGGGCTCGGTCAGCGAGATCAGACCGCTCACCACCGAAGAGACCATGACCCAGGCCGGCGTCGGCGTGGACGACAACTCCGGCGTCGAGAGCAAGACGGCGACCACCGTCGCCATGGACTTCGGCCGGATCAGCATCACCGAACAACTGGTGCTCTACCTCTTCGGCACCCCGGGACAGGAGCGCTTCTGGTTCCTGTGGAACGGCCTCTTCGAAGGCGCGCTCGGCGCCGTCGTGCTGGTCGACACCCGCAGGCTCGAAGTCAGCTTCGACGTGATCGGACGCCTTGAGGAGCGCGGTGTGCCGTTCGTCGTCGCGATCAACACCTTCCCCGACGCGCCGCGCCACCCCGTCGAGGCGCTGCGCTCCGCCCTCGACCTGCCCGACGAGGTCCCGATGGTCGACTGCGACGCGCGACTGCGGGCGTCCAGCCGCGATGTGCTGCTGACGCTGATGCGCTATCTGCACTCGCTCGCGCTGCCGCGCGGCTGA
- a CDS encoding cytochrome P450 — MTTPYSHLPGTDDHAVPPPGCPAHGMATGGLTPNGLRRLYGPEAERDPMGLYEKLRAEHGSVAPVLLQGDAPAWLVLGHSENLHMTRTPSQFSRDSRRWRALNDGSVPPDHPLAPVFTWQPICVFADGADHERLRGAVTDSIARIDHRGVRRYINRYSNRLVNEFCEDGKADLVSRFAEHLPMMVMAQIIGMPEEYNQRLVDAARDMIKGTATANESNAYVMAALDRLVARRRNAPEEDFATWLTEHPAGLTDAECSQHLRLVLIAAYETTANLIANVLRMVLTDPRFRAQLSGGHMTLPEAVEQTLWDEPPFTTIFGRWAVGDTELGGQHIKAGDALVVGIAAANVDPVVRPDRSASMQGNRAHLAFSGGPHECPGQDIGRAIADTGIDALLLRLPDLQLAVEESELSWTAALMSRQLDALPVAFAPRPPQDVSGPPSPVVSAPRVPWRVDSPRPGGAPRPPEPAGVSGGPRVPGAPGVPGEPGARGQLPTAEPAASAGPFPSDAPGQQRGRGSAPRRLWRSAVRWWRGY, encoded by the coding sequence GTGACAACCCCCTATTCGCATCTGCCAGGAACGGACGACCACGCGGTACCGCCCCCCGGCTGCCCCGCCCACGGCATGGCGACCGGCGGCCTGACCCCCAACGGACTGCGCCGGCTCTACGGGCCGGAGGCCGAGCGCGACCCCATGGGTCTTTACGAGAAGCTGCGCGCCGAACACGGCTCCGTCGCACCCGTGCTGCTCCAGGGCGACGCGCCCGCCTGGCTCGTACTCGGCCACAGCGAGAACCTGCACATGACCCGTACGCCCTCGCAGTTCTCCCGGGACTCGCGCCGCTGGCGGGCCCTGAACGACGGCAGTGTGCCTCCCGACCACCCGCTCGCGCCGGTCTTCACCTGGCAGCCGATCTGCGTCTTCGCCGACGGCGCGGATCACGAGCGGCTGCGCGGCGCCGTCACCGACTCGATCGCCCGCATCGACCACCGCGGTGTGCGGCGCTACATCAACCGTTACAGCAACCGGTTGGTCAACGAGTTCTGCGAGGACGGCAAGGCCGACCTGGTGAGCCGGTTCGCCGAACATCTGCCGATGATGGTGATGGCGCAGATCATCGGCATGCCGGAGGAGTACAACCAGCGGCTCGTGGACGCCGCGCGCGACATGATCAAGGGCACGGCGACCGCCAACGAGAGCAACGCCTATGTGATGGCGGCGCTCGACCGGCTGGTGGCCCGGCGCAGAAACGCCCCCGAGGAGGACTTCGCGACCTGGCTCACCGAGCACCCGGCCGGGCTCACCGACGCCGAGTGCAGTCAGCATCTGCGGCTCGTGCTGATCGCGGCGTACGAGACGACCGCCAACCTGATCGCCAACGTGCTGCGGATGGTGCTCACCGACCCCCGCTTCAGGGCGCAGTTGAGCGGCGGCCATATGACGCTGCCCGAGGCCGTGGAGCAAACCCTCTGGGACGAGCCGCCGTTCACCACGATCTTCGGCCGCTGGGCCGTCGGGGACACCGAGTTGGGCGGCCAGCACATCAAGGCGGGCGACGCGCTCGTCGTGGGGATCGCCGCCGCCAACGTCGACCCGGTGGTACGTCCCGACCGGAGCGCGTCGATGCAGGGCAACCGGGCGCATCTCGCCTTCAGCGGCGGTCCGCACGAATGCCCGGGCCAGGACATCGGCCGCGCCATCGCCGACACCGGGATCGACGCGCTGCTGCTGCGGCTGCCCGACCTCCAGCTCGCCGTGGAGGAGTCGGAGCTGAGCTGGACGGCCGCTCTGATGTCCCGTCAGCTCGACGCGCTGCCGGTGGCGTTCGCGCCCCGGCCGCCGCAGGACGTGTCGGGGCCGCCGAGCCCGGTGGTGTCGGCCCCGCGGGTGCCCTGGCGGGTCGACTCGCCACGGCCGGGCGGCGCACCGCGCCCGCCGGAGCCTGCCGGGGTGTCCGGGGGGCCGCGTGTGCCCGGGGCGCCCGGTGTGCCGGGGGAGCCGGGAGCGCGGGGGCAGCTGCCGACGGCCGAACCGGCCGCTTCGGCAGGGCCGTTCCCGTCCGACGCGCCCGGGCAGCAGCGCGGCCGTGGTTCGGCGCCGCGCCGCCTGTGGCGCTCCGCCGTGCGCTGGTGGCGCGGGTACTGA